In Mycolicibacterium gadium, the genomic window TCTGCGATATCGATCATGTGATCCCCTACCCGCTGGGAGCCACGCATCCGTCGAATCTGGTGTGTTTATGCCGAAAACATCACTTGCTCAAAACGTTTTGGACCGGGGATTGGGACCTGACACTGCGGCCCGATGGCGCGGCGGTGTGGACATCGCCGACCGGGCACACCTATACGACATACCCGGGATCACGGGCGTATTTCCCGGACTGGGACACCAACACCGGAGACCTGCCGCCCCCACTGAAGCCGCAGACCTTCGACACCGGCCGGGCCGTGATGATGCCCCGACGAAAACGCACCCGCACCCAAGACCGCGAAGCCCGCATCAAGGCCGAACGCGAACAGAATTCGGATCCTCCACCGTTCTAAAGTCATTCACCCACCTGCGGCAGCTCATCGGCCGCGATCTCGCACGGCGTACCCGCCGCAGACTCAGGCGCGGCGAGGGGTTCAATTGGAGGCGGGACCGGTGTAGGTGGTGGGGCCGGCTCAGCTTCGGCGGCAAGCGGTTCGGCGGACGGTCCTTCAACAATCTCATCTGCGGAGTCGGTTGCGGTGGGTTCCGCCTCGTCGACTTCGGGCTCCTCCGCAGCGGTTTCGTCATTGTCTTGCTCGTCTTCGTCTTCGTCTTCGTCGATCGGATCGAAATCGTCGGGTTTGTCCAGCTCGTCGGACTCGGGCAGATCGGACAGCGCGTCGTGCGACGTGCTCATCAAACCGCCGAGCAATTCGCCGAGTTGACCACCGAATCCAGACAATCCGCTGCCGATATCGGGCATCCCACCACCCATCGACGGCATCGACGGCATCGCGGCGGCGGGTGCGACCGGTGCCGTGGGCGCTACCGGCTCCGCCGGCGGAGGCGGCGCCAGAGCCGGTGCGGGCGGCGCTGCCGCGGGCGAAGCGGGCGACGCAGCCGCGGGCGCACCCGCGGGCGCGGCGGCGCCAATTGGCGGAGCCGCAATAGACCCCGTAACCGAACCCGTGCCCGCAGGCACCGTCACGACCTCGTCGCCCGAGGAAGGTGACCACGACGGGCCGAGCTGACCGGGGACATCGAATGAGATGGCCACATCGGAAATGAGTTCAGCAGCCGCGGCGTCGTAGGCGTCGGTCACGGCAGCCATCGCCGAGCGCATCGCCGTCAACCATTCAGAACGAACGTCGTTGGCAACAAACGGCCTGACCTCTTGATCGACCAATTCACTGGCGCTGGCGCGATCACCCGCGCCGGTCGTGACTGTTTGCGCTGCGGCCTGCCAACCCGGACCCGCGCCACGCCCTTCGGCTGCCATCGTCGCAGCGACTTTCCCGTCGACGCTGTGCCACAACCGATCCCGTAGCGACCCCAATGACTCCGCGGCGGTACGCACCGCAGTCACCACAGCCGTCGAGGTCTCGCCGTGACGACGCAGGAAATCTCCGGACGCCTGCGCACCAACGCCGTCCCACGCAACCGCCATCGACGCGAGCTGCGCCTGCTGACGGACGAGCGCTCCCTCAGCCGCGGCCGCAGCCGCCCGCAGCGCCGCACAATCGGAGTCCAGCGCCTGCAGGTCGATTCCGTCCTCACTGCCGTACCAGTCGTGCACCTGCGATGCGTGCAGCGTCAGGTCCGGGTCCTGGTATCCGAGCAGATGGCAGGCCCACACGTAGTCCTGGATGATGCCCGCGGCGGGCCGTCCGTCGGCCAATCGTGAAGCAGCGTCGAACATCTCAGCCCACCATGTGCCCGGCGCGCGTATCGGCTTCGTCGTATCGATGCGCGGTGGTACGCAATGTCGCCGCGATCTCCGACGACGCCCTCGACCACTCCCGCAGCCGATCGCCTACACCTTCGACGGCGATACGCACCGCCTCACCGCGCGCAACGTGCATCCGGCCCGCGGTGGCGCCGCCGAATTGCAACCCGGCGAGCCGGTTGCGGACGATGACATCGACGGCATCGGCTACCGACTGATATTCGTCGGCGATTCTCAGCAGCGCTGCGACGTCGACACGCGCAACGTCTCGTTCTCCCATGTAGAGCTAGGACGCGGAGGGGGCCTTACGGGTTCCCGCCGATTTCAGCGCTGTTCGCTGACCGATTCCGCGACTCGAACGGCTAGTTGACGTGCGGTGTCCTCGTCGGCGGCCTCCACCATCACGCGGACCACCTGTTCAGTCCCTGAGGGACGCAACAGGATTCGACCGGAATCGCCCAACGCTCGTTCAGCCTCGGCGACCGCGGTGCGCACCGACGGTGCTTCGGCAACCGTCGCCTTGTCCGCGACCGCGACGTTGATCAGGACCTGCGGCATCGTGTGCATCGGCTCGGCGAGTGCGGCCAGGGATGAGCGGGTGTGCGCCATCCGCGCCATCAGGCAAAGTCCAGTAAGGATGCCGTCGCCCGTTGTGCCGAACGCCGGCATGACGATGTGACCCGATTGCTCACCGCCGAGCGAATACTCGCCTGCGCGCAGTTCTTCGAGGACGTAACGGTCGCCGACGCCGGTCGTGCGCACCTCGATAGAGGCCGCGCGCATCGCGAGGTGGAGACCGAGATTGCTCATGACTGTGGCGACCAACGTGTTGGAGGCGAGCTCGCCTGCCTCCTGCATCGCGAGCGCCAGAATCACCATGATTGCGTCACCGTCGACAGTTTGACCATTTGAGTCCACGGCCAGGCAGCGGTCGGCATCCCCGTCGTGTGCGAGGCCTAGATCGGCGCCGTGAGCCACGACCGCGGCCCGCAACGCTTCCATGTGGGTGGAGCCGCAACCGTCGTTGATGTTCAGCCCGTTGGGTTCCGCATTGATGGCGATGACGTTGGCTCCCGCGGCGCGATACGCGCGTGGTGCGGCCGCCGATGCGGCTCCATGCGCGCAGTCGACGACGACGGTGAGCCCTTCGAGGCGCGTCGTTACCGCCTTTCCGATGTGGCGCAGATAGCGGTCCAGCGCATCCTCGGCGTCGACCACGCGCCCGATGCCTGCTCCGGTGGGCCGGTGTCCGGGGCCCTGGTGGACCAGCTCCTCGATGCGATCCTCGGCCGCGTCGTCGAGCTTGTGGCCACCCGGTCCGAAGATCTTGATGCCGTTGTCCGGCATGGGGTTGTGCGATGCGCTGATCATCACGCCGAAGTCGGCGTCATACGCCCCCGCGAGGTAAGCCACCGCCGGGGTCGGCAGCACCCCGACCCGCAGCGCGTCGACACCCTCGCTGGTGATTCCGGCGATCACCGCCGCTTCGAGCATCTCGCCGCTGGCCCTGGGATCGCGACCGACCACAGCCACGCGCCGCGCATGGCCACCGACGCTGCCAAGCCGTCGGGCCGCCGCCGAACCAAGAGCTATCGCCAGCTCAGCGGTCAGATCCCGGTTGGCGACGCCGCGCACCCCGTCGGTGCCGAACAGTCGACCCATGCGGACAAACTTCTCATAAGTGACGTCCAAAGAGCCAACCAGCGCCGTCGAGCCGTGTGCCTCCATCGAATTGGTATCCAAACGCGACTCACCGCCCGCGTCCGGGTGGGCACGGGCGGTGAAGACGCTTGTAGGTCAGCTATCCGTTAAACGGGTCCTGGCCGTGGGCGTTCTAGTTGCCTCCGGCGTTCGAGTTCTCGGAGTTGCCCGCGCCGCCCGACTGGCCGGGCGTGCCGGCGTTCTGAGTGAGATTGATGGGCCCCCCAGTGACGTCGCACACCGTCTCCGTGCCGCCGTCGGCGTCCACCGACTCGGCCAGGACGTTGACCGGTCCGACCTCCAGGCCGCAGATCGCCGCCGCCACGTTGGCCGCGACACCGACATTCACATCCTCGAGGATGGTCACGTCGCCAACCGCGAGGTTGACCAGGCCGTCCTGCAGGTTCAGCGGCTGAGCGCCTGCCATACCCAGGCCCGCGGTGAACAAGAGCGATCCGCCCAATACGGCGCCGGCTGACGCCCTCTTCATGATGTTGTGCATCAGATATTCCTTTCAGTCAGGAAGCAGTGATCCGCCCCGACCCCGTGGCCTCTGTGACCACCCTTGGCAGGAACTGCCTGCCCAGCGCGAAAGGGTTGCGCCTCTGCTCCCCGGGGAGTGACTTCCACCATGGGCAGACAGCTAAACGAGATTTCTGAAAAAAAGCTGTTCCAAGATCTTTTACTAAGTAGTAGCTAATTAACTACGCTTCTTATTAACGTCACCTTCAAAATCCTGATGAGAGCTTTATTTGTCTGTCGGACGACCACCCAAACATCGTTACTGACGGCGGGAAAAATTTTTCGATCCCGACACCCATCGCTCTGCCGCGGGCCAGTCGATAACGTCGCCGCCAACGACGAAAGGACATTCCATGCGCAGTGATTTGTTCTCCCCGCAGATGGCCGAGGCCCAGATGCAACAACCGGGCATGAAGTTGCAGAACAGCAAGATGCTCAAGATCGGGCTCAGCGGCGAGATGATGGTCCGTCAGGGAGCCATGGTCGCCTACCAAGGCAATATCCAGTTCCAGGGCCAGGGTGCGGGCGGCATCGGCAAGTTCGTCAAGCAACAGTTGACCGGCGAGGGGGTGCCCCTGATGAAGTGCACAGGCGCCGGCGACCTCTTCCTCGCCGACCTGGCTTCCGACATCCATCTCCTCGATCTCGAGGGTCCGCACGATGGGCTGACGATCAACGGCAAGAACGTCCTCGCGTTCGAGCCGTCGCTGTCCTACGACATCCGTCGGGTGCAGGGCGCGGGGATGCTGTCGAACGCCGGCCTGTTCAACTGCGTGTTCTCCGGACAGGGCCGCATCGCGATCACCACCAAGGGCACCCCTGTGGTGTTGAGCGTCGACCAGCCGACCTACGCCGATCCGCAGGCCGCCGTGTGCTGGTCCACGTCGCTACAGACCGGCTTTCACAGCGCCGAACAGTTCGGCCTCGGCACGTTCATGGGCCGCACCACCGGTGAGGGCTTCACCATGTCGTTCTCGGGTCAGGGCTTCGTCGTCGTGCAGCCGTCCGAAGAGGCGCCCGGCGCGTTCGTCGGCGGCACCGGTGGAGGGCAGCAGGCAGGCAGCGCCGCCGGCAATATCCTCGGAAACTTCCTGGGCCGATGAACCGAAGAAGACCGCCGGGCACGCGAATGCGTGCCCGGCGGCTCCGAGGGGTCTCGATCAGCGCTTGCTGTACTGCGGCGCCTTGCGGGCCTTCTTGAGGCCGTACTTCTTGCGCTCGATGGCGCGCGGGTCGCGGGTCAGGAAGCCGGCCTTCTTCAGTGCGGGGCGGTCCTCCGGCTGCACGAGGATCAGCGCGCGGGCGATCGCCAGCCGCAGCGCACCGGCCTGCCCGGACGGGCCGCCACCATCGAGGTGGGCGTAGATGTCGAAGGAATCCACCCGGTCCACGGTCACCAGCGGGGCCTTGATGAGCTGCTGGTGCACCTTGTTCGGGAAGTAGGCCTCCAGCGACCGGCCGTCGAGATGGAACTGGCCGGTGCCCGGCACCAAACGAACCCGGACCACAGCCTCCTTGCGGCGGCCGACGGTCTGGATCGGACGGTCGATGATGACCGGCTCGCGCGCGGGAGCCGCGTCAGCAGCGGGCGCCTCCGTCTCGGTCGCGGTCTCCTCGACGGGGGCCTCGGTCACTTCTTCGGTCGTGTCGGTCGTCTCGCTCACTGGGCCACCTGCTTGATCTCATACGGAATGGGCTGCTGTGCGGCGTGCGGATGATCCGGCCCGACGTACACCTTCAGCTTCTTCTGGATCTGATGGCCGAGCTTGGTGTGCGGAATCATGCCGAGGATCGCCTTTTCGACGACGCGGTCGGCGTGCTTCTGCATCTCGTCACCGAGCGCTCGCGCCCGCAGACCGCCGGGAAAACCCGAGTGGCGGTAGGCGAACTTCTTGGTGAGTTTGTCGCCGCTGATGGCGACCTTGTCTGCATTGATGACGATGACGAAATCGCCACCGTCGACATTCGGCGTGAATGTCGGCTTGTGCTTGCCACGCAGCAGATTCGCTGCTGCGACGGCGAGCCTGCCGAGCACCACGTCGGTGGCGTCGATGACGTACCACGAACGTGTGGTGTCACCCGCCTTCGGCGTGTACGTAGACACAGCGCTACCTCTCCATATCTCGGGTTGATCCCGGAGTGATCCGGGGGCCGGTCATGGTGTGCGATCAGGGAATCCTCGGCGACCGACGTAGACCCGAGGCCCCGGCGTACCGCACGCCAACGGAGCAGCTTACCCGTGGACGTCCGCGCAGGTCAAAACGCCTTCGGCGACGGCGGCACACCGCCCGACCTGGGGTGAATCGTCGCGCGGGCTCACACCCTCGAGGTCACAACCCACAAGACATAGGGAAACACCCGATTTCTTCGTCGGCCATGCCGTCGTAGCTTCGTCTGGGTCGGTGCCGAGGCCTTTGCCGAAAACCGACCTTCCCATCAAGATCATAACGGAGTGAACATGTTTCGTACCCTCATCGCCGCTGGGTTGGTTGCCATGGCGGCCGCTCTCGGCGCCGCTTCGGTCGCGAATGCCGACACGTACTACAAGAATTGCACTGCAGCGCGTGACGCCGGCGTGACCCCGATCCTGCAGGGCCAGGATGGCTACGCCGAGCATCTCGACCGAGACGGTGACGGTGTCGCCTGCGAGTAACCGCAGTTCAGACGAGAGTTTGCGCCACCGCAGCCGCCTCTCCTAACGGCCACGGTGGCGCAACCCTTTCACTGGCGAATCCCCCCAGGCTCCCCTCCGAGTGGGACCGCACAGAGTCGAGGGGCTATCCGCCCCAGGCGTTGGCTGCCATCCGGTCGGTGGCTGCCACTTCATCGGAGCCGTCGCGGACCGCGTTGCCCAGCCTGACGAGGATGTCGTTCAGCGCACTTGCTGCCTGCTCCCAGCGGGCCTGCTCGATTCGGTACGCCTCGGCGGCCTGTCGTGTCCAGATTTCCTGCAGCGGCACGATCTGAGCGCGCAGCTCGTCCAGCGCTGCGTTCAGCCGCGCCGAGGTTGTGTGGATCTCCTGCCGGACGGTGTACTCGATGTCACCGAAGTTGTACGAGAGCACGTTCTCCATGTCGGACTCCTCAGAGGTTGGTGGCGACGGCGCTGATCTGGTGGGAGTGGGTGTCTGCGGCTTCACGAAGCGTCTGCTGGTTCAGG contains:
- the glmM gene encoding phosphoglucosamine mutase translates to MGRLFGTDGVRGVANRDLTAELAIALGSAAARRLGSVGGHARRVAVVGRDPRASGEMLEAAVIAGITSEGVDALRVGVLPTPAVAYLAGAYDADFGVMISASHNPMPDNGIKIFGPGGHKLDDAAEDRIEELVHQGPGHRPTGAGIGRVVDAEDALDRYLRHIGKAVTTRLEGLTVVVDCAHGAASAAAPRAYRAAGANVIAINAEPNGLNINDGCGSTHMEALRAAVVAHGADLGLAHDGDADRCLAVDSNGQTVDGDAIMVILALAMQEAGELASNTLVATVMSNLGLHLAMRAASIEVRTTGVGDRYVLEELRAGEYSLGGEQSGHIVMPAFGTTGDGILTGLCLMARMAHTRSSLAALAEPMHTMPQVLINVAVADKATVAEAPSVRTAVAEAERALGDSGRILLRPSGTEQVVRVMVEAADEDTARQLAVRVAESVSEQR
- a CDS encoding type VII secretion target, with protein sequence MGERDVARVDVAALLRIADEYQSVADAVDVIVRNRLAGLQFGGATAGRMHVARGEAVRIAVEGVGDRLREWSRASSEIAATLRTTAHRYDEADTRAGHMVG
- the rplM gene encoding 50S ribosomal protein L13, whose translation is MSTYTPKAGDTTRSWYVIDATDVVLGRLAVAAANLLRGKHKPTFTPNVDGGDFVIVINADKVAISGDKLTKKFAYRHSGFPGGLRARALGDEMQKHADRVVEKAILGMIPHTKLGHQIQKKLKVYVGPDHPHAAQQPIPYEIKQVAQ
- the rpsI gene encoding 30S ribosomal protein S9; this translates as MTEAPVEETATETEAPAADAAPAREPVIIDRPIQTVGRRKEAVVRVRLVPGTGQFHLDGRSLEAYFPNKVHQQLIKAPLVTVDRVDSFDIYAHLDGGGPSGQAGALRLAIARALILVQPEDRPALKKAGFLTRDPRAIERKKYGLKKARKAPQYSKR
- a CDS encoding WXG100 family type VII secretion target; the protein is MENVLSYNFGDIEYTVRQEIHTTSARLNAALDELRAQIVPLQEIWTRQAAEAYRIEQARWEQAASALNDILVRLGNAVRDGSDEVAATDRMAANAWGG